From the genome of Gracilimonas sp., one region includes:
- a CDS encoding flagellar hook protein FlgE, giving the protein MSLVKSLNSGVSGLRAFQTKMDVIGNNIANVETAGYKSSSVTFAEMMSERLGRAGGGGDSSPQLSNQVGLGVRVSSISRDFSQGAMQSTGRSTDLAIEGEGFFMVSDGGENLMTRAGNFVFNKDGMLVDQAGRSVQGYIADSAGNILGGGAAEDVRIDFENVLPPKKTDNVTLAGNLNAGTSISKVLQAQSGFTTSAGDNATATTPINDLSQTLTDLSAGDVISFDVTLNDGTATTISHTYAAGDTIGDMMDSFNTGLTNTEGQLTLIDGMLNLRSATMGDSALDISNVSVTGAGDINFPGLQTIQEGQTNTQTMSTTVYDDLGQAHSLMLEFTQVGTNEWQYDARFLDGETITSGATGTVSFDELGQLSSGDMLNMTFEPGRGASTSSFAVNLGDSQTGTRFTQYAGSNSAKVISQDGYTQGQLIDVAIDGAGQVQGIYDNGNSTVLAQLALAQVQNQNGLEMVGSGLFRATSAAGEMFVNTADSFAGTAINSGSLEGSNVDLAKEFTNMITSQRAYQSNARVITTSDEMLTEAVNLKR; this is encoded by the coding sequence ATGTCATTAGTCAAATCTTTAAATTCAGGTGTTAGTGGTTTGAGAGCATTTCAAACCAAAATGGATGTTATAGGTAATAACATTGCAAACGTAGAAACGGCGGGCTACAAATCATCATCAGTTACTTTTGCTGAGATGATGAGTGAGCGTTTGGGCCGTGCCGGCGGAGGTGGAGATTCTTCACCACAGCTTAGTAACCAGGTAGGCTTGGGAGTGCGTGTATCTTCCATCAGTCGTGATTTTAGCCAGGGTGCGATGCAAAGCACAGGCCGATCCACCGATTTAGCTATTGAAGGAGAAGGATTCTTTATGGTTTCTGATGGTGGCGAAAACCTGATGACCCGTGCCGGTAACTTTGTATTTAATAAAGATGGAATGCTGGTTGATCAGGCTGGCCGTTCGGTTCAGGGATACATCGCTGACAGTGCCGGAAATATTCTTGGTGGTGGCGCAGCTGAAGATGTTCGCATCGACTTTGAAAACGTATTGCCTCCAAAGAAAACAGACAACGTAACACTGGCGGGTAACCTGAATGCAGGAACCAGTATAAGTAAAGTACTTCAGGCACAAAGTGGTTTCACTACTTCAGCTGGAGACAATGCAACAGCAACAACTCCAATTAATGATTTAAGCCAAACCCTGACTGATCTCAGTGCTGGCGACGTAATCTCATTTGATGTCACATTAAATGATGGAACTGCAACTACGATCTCTCATACATACGCTGCAGGAGATACTATTGGCGATATGATGGATAGCTTCAATACCGGTTTAACAAATACTGAGGGTCAGCTAACACTGATCGATGGCATGCTGAACCTGCGTTCTGCCACCATGGGGGACAGTGCTCTCGATATTTCTAACGTATCGGTAACCGGCGCTGGTGATATCAACTTCCCGGGCTTACAAACTATTCAGGAAGGCCAAACCAACACCCAGACGATGAGTACCACAGTGTATGATGACCTTGGTCAGGCGCACTCACTAATGCTTGAATTTACCCAGGTTGGAACCAACGAATGGCAATACGACGCCCGTTTCCTTGATGGCGAAACCATTACCAGCGGCGCTACCGGAACTGTGAGTTTTGATGAGCTCGGTCAGCTTTCTTCAGGCGACATGCTGAATATGACATTTGAGCCTGGACGTGGAGCAAGCACTTCAAGTTTTGCTGTAAACCTCGGTGATTCACAAACGGGAACCCGATTCACCCAATATGCAGGATCAAACTCCGCTAAAGTGATAAGCCAGGACGGCTATACTCAGGGACAGCTCATTGATGTTGCCATCGACGGTGCCGGACAGGTTCAGGGAATCTATGACAACGGAAACAGCACGGTTTTGGCTCAGCTCGCTCTAGCGCAGGTTCAAAACCAAAATGGACTTGAAATGGTTGGAAGCGGCTTGTTCAGAGCTACTTCAGCAGCTGGTGAAATGTTCGTAAATACTGCTGATAGCTTTGCGGGAACAGCTATTAACTCCGGTTCTCTGGAAGGATCAAATGTTGACCTGGCCAAAGAATTCACAAATATGATTACATCACAGCGAGCCTATCAGTCAAACGCTCGTGTGATTACAACCTCTGACGAAATGTTGACAGAAGCGGTAAATCTGAAAAGATAA
- a CDS encoding flagellar basal body-associated FliL family protein encodes MATENKNDQKDKKEVKAKKRKGGPKFLKLGKYFLLLLILVGQGFLAYTIVDKYYPTVFAKINEKSPADYGTYQMEEMVVNPANTYGKRYLMVEISLELDDKDHVSLLDENMMKLKQEIIDALSSRSVDQLTKVSGREELRRELSGLINSSIGVRSVRNLYFTKYVMQ; translated from the coding sequence ATGGCCACAGAGAATAAAAACGACCAAAAAGATAAGAAGGAAGTAAAAGCCAAGAAGCGCAAAGGCGGGCCAAAATTTCTTAAGCTCGGAAAATATTTCCTGCTTTTACTCATATTGGTTGGGCAGGGATTCCTCGCTTATACCATTGTGGATAAATATTATCCTACCGTTTTTGCAAAAATAAACGAGAAAAGTCCGGCTGATTATGGTACGTATCAGATGGAAGAGATGGTAGTGAATCCTGCCAATACCTATGGAAAAAGATACCTGATGGTGGAAATAAGCCTCGAATTAGACGATAAAGACCATGTTTCACTTCTTGACGAAAACATGATGAAGCTAAAACAAGAGATTATTGATGCCCTTTCTTCACGATCTGTAGACCAGCTTACCAAGGTGTCGGGGCGGGAAGAATTACGGAGAGAACTTTCCGGACTAATTAATTCATCCATTGGGGTCCGTTCGGTACGCAATTTGTATTTCACTAAATATGTAATGCAATGA
- the fliR gene encoding flagellar biosynthetic protein FliR produces MESLTIDMILSVFLVFTRVAALIMTGPFFSSAAFPKQIKLYFAMATTILLFFAIPAEGAFVSASDGTLFIFQAIILEVLVGMALGLVGQLVFAGLEMAGMLISLNTGLSFANMIDSSTQQQSAVLSNLFSMIAVLVFLSIDGDKIYISALARSFEVIPVNEAQIHLAGPYMLEIATYLFTIGVQIASPFIIVLFLLDVSLAIFARIMPQANMMFIALPIKFGVGIALLMLAIPYLPTAFDMMFQHLYDFLVEVMGVISPQPF; encoded by the coding sequence ATGGAATCACTGACGATAGATATGATTTTATCGGTCTTCCTTGTTTTTACCAGAGTAGCAGCGCTTATTATGACCGGACCTTTTTTCAGTTCGGCAGCTTTTCCAAAGCAAATCAAGCTTTACTTCGCTATGGCTACCACGATTTTGCTTTTTTTCGCTATACCTGCTGAGGGTGCTTTTGTATCTGCCAGTGACGGTACGTTATTTATTTTCCAGGCCATAATACTCGAAGTTCTGGTAGGCATGGCATTGGGACTGGTGGGGCAGCTGGTTTTTGCAGGCCTGGAAATGGCAGGCATGCTCATCAGTTTAAATACCGGACTCAGCTTTGCCAATATGATTGACAGTTCAACTCAACAGCAAAGTGCTGTGCTGAGTAATCTTTTCAGTATGATTGCCGTGTTGGTCTTTCTGTCGATTGATGGAGATAAAATCTATATCAGTGCGTTGGCAAGAAGCTTCGAAGTCATTCCGGTTAATGAAGCCCAGATCCATCTGGCCGGACCCTATATGCTTGAAATAGCAACCTATCTTTTCACCATTGGTGTGCAAATTGCTTCCCCATTTATCATTGTGCTGTTTTTGCTCGACGTGTCTCTGGCTATCTTTGCCCGGATTATGCCGCAGGCCAATATGATGTTTATCGCCCTTCCTATAAAATTTGGGGTCGGTATTGCGCTGCTGATGTTGGCTATTCCATATCTTCCCACTGCCTTTGATATGATGTTTCAGCATCTCTATGACTTCCTGGTAGAAGTAATGGGTGTGATCTCACCACAGCCGTTTTAG
- a CDS encoding FliM/FliN family flagellar motor switch protein has product MESKLPRRTLGNVKYVESYDFKHPKLFSKEIMRTLQAIHEVFSRNLSRIFSSSLRYKVDAYLQKVDQLSSTEFAREIKSPSTIYLLSVDELGGEVIVVLPPEFCIHLIERQSGGAEKQLSERRILTVIEEKIMSRVMGSISNEIVLAWEPYMDFKVDRVKYESKPENLHLATVDPNIVVKFEVDLGGQKIEIGISYSYSLLKKAMNDTIMKKGMNSRKERLSDEEMESYKRTLKKANIRIQSLLGTTRLTLDEIMNLKEGDTIPLRQKSDKPLEVRVNGVKKMTAYPGVIQGHRAVKIFELLEEINEQELV; this is encoded by the coding sequence ATGGAATCGAAGCTGCCCAGGCGTACATTGGGAAATGTTAAATATGTAGAATCCTACGATTTCAAACATCCTAAGCTATTTAGTAAGGAAATCATGAGGACGCTGCAGGCTATTCATGAAGTTTTTTCCCGAAATCTTAGCCGCATATTCAGCTCTTCACTTCGCTATAAAGTAGATGCGTATCTGCAAAAGGTAGATCAGCTTTCCTCAACGGAGTTTGCCCGGGAAATAAAAAGCCCGAGTACAATATACTTGCTTTCGGTAGATGAGCTGGGCGGTGAAGTAATTGTCGTACTCCCACCTGAGTTCTGTATTCATCTTATTGAAAGACAGAGTGGGGGGGCTGAAAAACAGTTGAGTGAACGGCGAATTCTCACCGTTATTGAAGAGAAAATCATGTCGCGGGTAATGGGAAGCATCAGTAATGAAATTGTATTGGCCTGGGAGCCGTACATGGACTTCAAAGTTGACCGCGTAAAGTATGAAAGCAAGCCAGAAAACCTTCACCTTGCTACTGTTGACCCCAACATTGTAGTGAAGTTTGAGGTTGATCTTGGTGGTCAAAAAATTGAGATCGGTATCTCTTACTCCTACAGCCTGCTCAAAAAGGCAATGAATGATACCATCATGAAAAAAGGGATGAATTCCCGCAAAGAACGACTTTCCGATGAAGAAATGGAATCGTATAAGCGAACACTCAAAAAAGCTAACATACGTATCCAGTCATTGCTGGGAACAACCCGCCTCACACTAGATGAAATCATGAACCTTAAAGAAGGCGACACCATCCCGCTGAGGCAAAAGTCTGATAAGCCGCTGGAAGTACGGGTAAATGGTGTTAAGAAAATGACAGCATATCCCGGTGTTATTCAGGGGCATAGAGCCGTCAAAATTTTTGAACTCCTCGAAGAAATTAACGAACAGGAACTGGTATAA
- the fliQ gene encoding flagellar biosynthesis protein FliQ, which produces MNIDTALYWLQEMLTAVVVLCSPAMVGALAVGLAVAIFQAATSIQEMTLSYIPKMVVVVVVLFFSFGFMLQFAVDFMHRIFDFIPQITQ; this is translated from the coding sequence ATGAATATAGATACCGCACTTTATTGGTTACAGGAAATGCTCACAGCCGTTGTTGTATTATGTTCTCCGGCTATGGTGGGGGCACTAGCCGTAGGTTTGGCCGTTGCTATTTTTCAGGCAGCGACTTCGATCCAGGAAATGACATTGAGTTACATTCCAAAGATGGTTGTAGTTGTAGTTGTACTGTTCTTTTCCTTTGGTTTTATGTTGCAGTTTGCGGTCGATTTTATGCACCGCATCTTCGATTTCATTCCACAGATTACGCAATAA
- a CDS encoding flagellar biosynthetic protein FliO yields MDFTKILSQSEKKPQNVLKIVLAFAAALLVIWMFLVSRMEFSATERATSNPEVIERTEGLKSSLNKEKTEVQEVSPEKAEAETDDAFQNAFTTFLVMMGMLGLVWFWSRKKSGSPQTKKDGRDLGEHILGQGVQLKFVEINNEVWVMGMTAGSLNLLHRIPKSEWNENEGLEEIAEVKNGSADFKSLYKMFRN; encoded by the coding sequence ATGGACTTTACCAAAATCCTTTCGCAGTCTGAGAAAAAGCCGCAGAACGTACTTAAAATAGTATTGGCTTTTGCGGCGGCTTTATTGGTCATCTGGATGTTCCTGGTTTCCCGAATGGAGTTCTCAGCAACGGAAAGAGCTACTTCAAACCCGGAAGTTATTGAACGTACCGAGGGGTTAAAATCGAGCCTTAATAAGGAAAAAACTGAGGTTCAGGAGGTTTCACCGGAAAAGGCAGAAGCCGAAACGGACGACGCTTTCCAAAATGCCTTCACTACTTTCCTGGTAATGATGGGAATGCTTGGCCTGGTGTGGTTTTGGTCCAGAAAGAAATCCGGTTCCCCCCAAACAAAAAAAGATGGCCGAGATCTAGGCGAGCATATTTTGGGGCAGGGTGTTCAGCTCAAATTTGTAGAAATAAACAATGAGGTTTGGGTTATGGGAATGACCGCAGGTTCGCTGAATCTATTACACCGTATCCCTAAATCGGAATGGAATGAAAACGAAGGACTGGAAGAAATAGCTGAGGTCAAAAACGGTTCCGCTGATTTTAAATCACTTTATAAAATGTTCAGAAATTAG
- a CDS encoding MotA/TolQ/ExbB proton channel family protein: MLDRSTIIGLVIGFTLIIGSIMMEGSILIFLSLSSLFIVVGGAMASTMISFSVDDIKTSFKTFMGLMKVTSIDLRTDMELLSMFARRVRTGGLLILDNDIKHLKDDYLKNGLQLAVDGFKEESLDSILADEIKGAERDLELAAGVMNSLATYGPAFGMIGTIVGLVLMLQNISDPEALGAGMAVALLTTLYGSMFANMIVGPLAAKLEYLSEIDLNRKRMFRVGILSIVAGENPRIMEKKMLIHIDPHSRAEYVKHHEELKIIKQRDEKFYKLWIEQQDKEWENLKEILKAG; this comes from the coding sequence ATGTTAGATCGTTCAACAATCATAGGATTAGTTATTGGGTTCACCCTGATCATCGGTTCCATCATGATGGAAGGAAGTATTCTCATATTCCTGAGTTTGTCTTCTCTTTTTATTGTGGTTGGTGGGGCGATGGCATCAACCATGATCAGCTTCAGCGTCGATGACATCAAAACGAGTTTTAAGACCTTTATGGGATTAATGAAAGTAACCTCCATCGACCTCCGAACAGATATGGAGCTGCTCAGTATGTTTGCCCGGCGTGTTAGAACCGGGGGATTGTTGATTCTGGATAATGATATCAAACATTTAAAAGATGACTATCTGAAGAACGGTCTTCAGCTGGCGGTTGACGGTTTCAAAGAAGAAAGTCTGGATAGCATTCTGGCAGATGAAATTAAAGGAGCAGAGCGGGATTTAGAACTTGCTGCCGGTGTTATGAATTCACTGGCTACCTATGGACCTGCCTTCGGAATGATAGGAACCATTGTAGGTTTGGTGTTGATGCTTCAGAATATTTCGGATCCGGAAGCGCTTGGGGCCGGTATGGCGGTAGCTCTTTTGACAACACTATATGGAAGTATGTTCGCCAATATGATCGTAGGTCCGTTGGCAGCTAAATTAGAGTATTTGAGTGAAATTGATTTGAACCGAAAACGGATGTTCCGGGTGGGTATTTTGTCCATTGTAGCCGGTGAAAATCCACGCATCATGGAAAAGAAAATGCTGATTCATATAGATCCGCACAGCCGGGCCGAGTATGTCAAACACCATGAAGAACTAAAGATTATCAAACAACGAGACGAGAAGTTTTACAAACTTTGGATCGAACAACAGGATAAAGAATGGGAAAATCTAAAGGAGATTCTCAAGGCTGGTTAG
- the fliN gene encoding flagellar motor switch protein FliN has protein sequence MNYYQEQLQNYLPEIEKYLTSVLLEETNIEITSFEAVSSEAFLEKMVKEDIFIHTRDENTQMDLICILDKAWFAILSSIMLGVDESSFNEVTKDLLKKFSSELSVTLSKKLKEDGLEFDLQELEVLTLKQLEDKLGHTEYFYGSMEVEGLADDKIKAAALFGNPEAQIVEEEPEKEVQEEVEAKDDDFNPSHSEDLEKMRAPEEVISGRYIEFEDFEETTPAIKNGDGNSMDLLKDVEMDVSVELGRIELPLGKVLQLAKGSVIELEKLAGEPVDILVNGQRIAHGEVVVIDEHFGVRISNLITTRQRLAKLS, from the coding sequence ATGAATTACTATCAAGAACAACTGCAAAACTACCTTCCGGAAATAGAGAAATATTTAACCTCTGTTCTGCTTGAAGAAACAAACATTGAGATCACTTCTTTTGAAGCTGTGTCATCCGAAGCCTTCCTGGAAAAAATGGTCAAGGAAGACATCTTCATCCATACGCGGGATGAAAATACGCAGATGGATCTGATCTGTATTTTGGATAAAGCCTGGTTTGCTATCCTATCAAGCATTATGCTGGGTGTGGATGAGAGCTCATTCAATGAGGTCACCAAAGACCTGCTGAAGAAATTTTCTTCTGAGCTGTCTGTTACTCTTTCCAAAAAACTAAAAGAAGATGGTCTGGAGTTTGATCTTCAGGAATTAGAAGTACTTACTCTTAAGCAATTGGAAGACAAACTGGGCCACACAGAGTATTTCTATGGAAGCATGGAAGTAGAGGGATTGGCGGATGATAAGATCAAAGCTGCGGCTTTATTCGGAAATCCGGAAGCTCAAATCGTGGAAGAGGAGCCGGAAAAGGAAGTTCAGGAAGAAGTGGAAGCTAAAGACGACGACTTCAACCCATCACATTCTGAAGACCTCGAAAAAATGAGGGCTCCCGAAGAAGTGATTTCCGGCCGTTACATAGAATTTGAAGATTTTGAGGAAACTACGCCCGCTATCAAGAACGGAGATGGAAACAGCATGGATCTGCTCAAAGACGTAGAAATGGATGTTTCCGTTGAGTTGGGACGTATTGAGTTACCGCTTGGTAAAGTACTTCAGCTAGCAAAAGGGTCTGTAATTGAACTGGAGAAACTGGCCGGTGAACCGGTTGATATTCTGGTAAACGGACAACGTATTGCTCATGGGGAAGTGGTGGTTATTGACGAGCATTTTGGTGTTCGTATTTCCAACCTGATTACCACCCGTCAACGTTTAGCCAAGCTCTCGTAA
- a CDS encoding flagellar hook capping FlgD N-terminal domain-containing protein, which yields MDVNSITSQASGAFAQQGQTKKSQLGQQEFLHLLVAQMRNQDPINPMDGAEFASQLAQFNSVEQLISVNNGLKTLQSSQDMMSASLTNSMAASLTGKQVKALSNQVHLGAEGNTDIQFELNNSADSVEIIIRDASGSEIRREMMNGLSTGDHDWTWDGLNNAGDRMGEGEYTIEVKAANGDNPVGSLVFIEGIADRVRYTSEGVFLSVNDVEIPIGDVEEVGTGIF from the coding sequence ATGGATGTAAATAGTATCACTTCACAAGCTTCAGGAGCTTTTGCTCAACAAGGTCAGACTAAGAAAAGTCAGCTGGGGCAACAGGAATTTTTGCACTTGCTGGTAGCACAGATGCGAAACCAGGATCCCATCAACCCGATGGATGGTGCTGAATTTGCCTCGCAGCTTGCTCAGTTTAACTCGGTTGAACAATTGATCAGCGTCAATAATGGCCTGAAGACATTGCAAAGCAGTCAGGATATGATGAGTGCAAGTCTTACAAACTCGATGGCTGCTTCATTGACCGGAAAACAAGTGAAAGCGCTTAGCAATCAGGTTCATCTTGGTGCTGAAGGTAATACTGACATTCAATTTGAATTGAATAACTCAGCCGACTCGGTTGAGATTATCATCCGTGATGCGAGTGGATCAGAAATTCGCCGGGAAATGATGAACGGATTGTCAACAGGAGATCATGACTGGACATGGGATGGCCTGAATAACGCCGGCGATCGCATGGGAGAAGGAGAATATACTATCGAAGTGAAGGCTGCAAACGGAGATAATCCGGTGGGTTCGCTGGTCTTTATTGAGGGTATAGCCGACAGAGTACGTTATACATCGGAAGGGGTATTCCTCTCGGTGAATGATGTAGAAATACCTATTGGTGATGTAGAAGAAGTAGGTACAGGAATTTTTTAA
- the fliJ gene encoding flagellar export protein FliJ, which translates to MKFKFSLAPVLKVRKHQEKLQKQKLAEQVSKKQKISEVRDDVQGKLKTFLEHSEDNTVENIHMIRRRSAHLQQVHQKMDKLSRELDQAEVRVTKEREKLAAAHKNLHILEKVREFEQSLFSEQMAKDEQKFMDEIATQSFSR; encoded by the coding sequence ATGAAATTCAAATTCTCTCTTGCACCGGTTCTTAAAGTTCGCAAACACCAGGAAAAGCTTCAAAAGCAAAAGCTGGCGGAGCAGGTTTCCAAAAAGCAGAAAATAAGTGAGGTGCGTGATGATGTACAAGGGAAATTGAAAACATTTCTGGAGCACTCAGAAGACAACACTGTTGAGAATATCCATATGATCAGAAGACGGTCTGCCCATCTTCAACAGGTACATCAAAAAATGGATAAGCTGAGCCGGGAGTTGGATCAGGCTGAAGTTCGGGTTACCAAAGAACGGGAAAAGTTAGCCGCTGCTCATAAGAACCTTCACATCCTTGAGAAGGTGAGGGAATTTGAACAAAGTCTTTTTTCAGAACAAATGGCAAAAGACGAACAAAAATTTATGGATGAAATTGCAACTCAATCATTTAGCCGTTAA
- a CDS encoding OmpA family protein — MGKSKGDSQGWLVTYSDLVTLILTFFVLLYTMTSGVEKTSFNSFIQYFQKNAGFLPESQAAVESIENKIEPEQLEQMMEEQMERWEAFADFLHKQDLSSEVDIQLLQDGVKITLSDSLTFESGSSELLPVAKVVLEQVAEVLGDRVLDIEVQGHTDNVPISNMIYQSNWHLGAARSVSVVQYLQSQADMDPSHFKASSFGEYRPVSENETIDGRRKNRRVEIYLRDLVARGALEAVLPFDEPIPVNNPATI, encoded by the coding sequence ATGGGAAAATCTAAAGGAGATTCTCAAGGCTGGTTAGTGACCTATAGTGACCTTGTGACGTTGATTCTCACGTTCTTTGTGTTGCTATATACCATGACTTCCGGCGTTGAGAAAACATCGTTTAACAGTTTTATACAATACTTCCAGAAGAATGCGGGATTTCTGCCGGAATCTCAGGCAGCCGTAGAGAGTATAGAAAACAAAATAGAACCCGAGCAGCTTGAACAAATGATGGAAGAGCAAATGGAGCGCTGGGAAGCCTTTGCTGATTTCCTTCACAAGCAGGATTTATCCTCAGAGGTGGATATTCAGCTGCTTCAGGATGGGGTGAAAATTACCCTTAGTGATTCTCTGACTTTTGAAAGTGGTTCTTCTGAATTGTTACCGGTTGCTAAAGTTGTTCTAGAGCAGGTAGCAGAAGTTTTGGGCGACCGGGTGTTAGATATTGAGGTTCAGGGCCATACCGATAATGTCCCTATAAGTAATATGATATATCAATCAAACTGGCATCTCGGAGCTGCACGCTCAGTATCAGTGGTTCAGTATTTACAAAGTCAGGCAGATATGGACCCTTCTCATTTTAAGGCAAGTAGTTTTGGGGAATATCGCCCTGTATCCGAAAATGAAACCATAGATGGAAGACGCAAGAACAGGCGTGTGGAGATATATCTGAGAGATTTGGTAGCCAGGGGAGCTCTTGAAGCTGTTCTGCCATTCGATGAGCCCATTCCGGTCAATAATCCAGCAACAATTTAA
- a CDS encoding FliA/WhiG family RNA polymerase sigma factor — MGNKSLQELVEIYCKNPADGLRNCIISKSTPLIRSIIGKINRPDQPLAHREDLESAGIIGLLQALDSYDCERNIQFNTFAYYRIRGSIVDYLRSIDQLPRKQRKNYGQVQEVTQRLSQVLGRQPSDEEIANELEMPMDDYYKLLSNVQQRNVLSLDTPAYDEDSGSFYDFHEDPNSETPDTNLEKKERTEALQKKIGQLKERDRLILMLYYYEDMTMSEIALLLELTEARISQIVGKLLIQLKHDLGKGQVVYADG, encoded by the coding sequence ATGGGAAATAAATCACTACAGGAACTGGTTGAAATATATTGCAAAAATCCTGCAGATGGTCTCAGAAACTGCATTATCAGTAAATCCACGCCGTTAATTCGAAGTATCATCGGAAAGATTAACCGGCCTGATCAGCCTCTCGCCCACCGCGAAGATCTGGAAAGTGCGGGTATTATAGGGCTGCTACAGGCTTTAGATTCTTACGATTGTGAACGCAATATTCAGTTCAATACTTTTGCTTATTACCGCATTCGCGGAAGCATCGTTGATTACCTGAGAAGCATTGACCAACTTCCCCGCAAACAACGCAAAAACTATGGACAGGTTCAGGAAGTTACTCAACGCCTCAGCCAAGTTTTAGGACGACAGCCCTCCGATGAAGAAATTGCCAATGAGCTGGAAATGCCTATGGATGACTATTATAAGTTACTTTCCAATGTGCAGCAGCGAAATGTACTTTCCCTGGACACCCCGGCTTATGATGAGGACTCCGGATCTTTCTACGACTTTCATGAAGACCCAAACTCGGAAACACCGGATACTAATTTAGAGAAGAAAGAACGTACGGAAGCCCTGCAAAAGAAAATCGGTCAGCTAAAAGAAAGAGACCGTCTCATCCTGATGCTGTACTATTACGAAGATATGACGATGAGTGAAATTGCCCTGCTTCTGGAGCTTACCGAAGCCCGGATTTCACAGATTGTAGGTAAACTGTTGATCCAGCTCAAACATGATCTTGGAAAAGGGCAGGTAGTTTATGCGGATGGTTAG
- the fliP gene encoding flagellar type III secretion system pore protein FliP (The bacterial flagellar biogenesis protein FliP forms a type III secretion system (T3SS)-type pore required for flagellar assembly.) — protein MFIQALPQIDLSIGSNGATAQDEDFTLPIQALILITVLSFGSAFITMMTSFTRIIVVFFFLRMGLGTQQSPPNQVLVGLALFLTIFIMKPTFDKMNEQAIQPYINEEMTQMEALSAASVPLKEFMIRQTSDQDLLYFMDMAEIQSVDNVETLPLYVAVPAYVLSELRIAFQIGFMIYLPFMVIDLVVASILLAMGIMFLPPVMVSLPFKILVFVLTDGWYLLVQSLVQSFN, from the coding sequence ATGTTCATTCAGGCTCTCCCACAAATTGATTTGTCGATAGGCAGTAATGGGGCAACAGCTCAGGATGAAGATTTTACACTGCCTATTCAAGCTCTGATACTGATTACGGTGCTTTCATTTGGATCGGCATTCATCACTATGATGACCAGTTTTACACGCATCATCGTGGTGTTTTTCTTTCTGCGAATGGGTTTGGGTACCCAGCAATCTCCACCAAATCAGGTGCTGGTTGGCTTGGCTTTATTTCTTACCATTTTCATCATGAAGCCGACTTTCGATAAAATGAATGAGCAGGCCATTCAACCGTATATCAACGAAGAAATGACACAGATGGAGGCGTTGAGTGCGGCTTCTGTACCTTTAAAAGAATTTATGATTCGACAGACCTCCGATCAGGATCTGCTGTACTTTATGGATATGGCTGAGATCCAAAGCGTAGATAATGTGGAGACGCTTCCACTTTATGTAGCTGTGCCTGCCTACGTGTTAAGTGAGCTTCGTATTGCATTCCAGATCGGTTTTATGATTTACCTGCCTTTTATGGTGATTGATCTGGTGGTAGCTTCCATTCTGTTGGCTATGGGTATTATGTTCCTGCCTCCGGTAATGGTTTCGTTGCCTTTCAAAATCCTTGTTTTTGTACTTACGGATGGATGGTATCTGCTGGTACAATCGCTGGTTCAAAGTTTTAATTAG